Genomic DNA from Thermodesulfobacteriota bacterium:
TGCTGCAGCCAGAACCTTAAACAAAAAGGGAAGCTGGTGGTTATATTCTTTGGCAATGTTTTTTCCCAGTATATCCTCAGGGTACTGTGAAATCAGTTCCAGTAAAGAAATGGATTTTCCCTGGTATGTCACCATTGAAGATGCCTTAGGATGTGCGCCCATCCATATCTCCGCCTGTGGAACATCTGATGAAGCTTTTTTGCTTAAGAGGCTGGCAATAGCGGTATATGACCCCCATTCATACTCTTGAATGGTGTTTTCCAGCAAACATATGGTTTTCATTTTTTACTCACATTTCCGTTGTATTGGGAAATCTGCAGCGGACCATTAAATTGATTATAGTATGTTTACTATTTTAAAATCAACTGATATAAACAAAAGCGTCACTTGTTTACGATATGGGATCTGGTTTACATTTCTGTCAGACGGTGGATCGTTGATATCCACTGACAACAAGCAACGGACAAAAGCCGGTTGCAACAGACTTAATCATTTGAAAAATATATTTTTTAAAGCATTTGGGTAACACAGTGCATGTCTCTTTTAGTCAATGAAATATTTTACAGTATCCAGGGGGAATCTTTATTTAGCGGCAGGCCCTGTGCATTTATTCGCCTGACCGGATGCAACTTGCGATGTTCTTATTGTGATACCGTCTATGCATATGAAAATGGCTTTGAAATAGAAATACAAGCGATCATAGAACAGATTGATTCATTTGGATGTCCACTGGTAGAAGTTACCGGAGGAGAGCCCTTGATTCAACCCGAAACACCGTTTTTAATTCGTGCCCTGCTTGAAAACGGGTATGAAGTTTTGATTGAAACAAATGGAAGCCTTGATATTTCCATGCTTGACAATCGCTGTATCAAAATAGTCGACATTAAATGCCCATCAAGCAGGGAAAGCAAGCAAAACGATCTTGAAAACCTGAAAAGAATAGACCACAAAGACCAGGTGAAATTTGTTATTGGAACGCGAAAAGACTACGATTATGCAAAGAAAATAAGAAAGCTTATACCTGGGTGGTTTGCCGCTGATCATGTTTTGTTTTCTCCTGTTTCCGGAGAAATGGTTCCTTCTCAACTGGCGAATTGGATACTTGAAGACAAACTGAATGTCAGGTTTCATCTCCAGATGCATCACATCATCTGGCCGGATGGAGAGAAAAAGCAGGGAGGCTTGGAAGCCAAAAGGAAACACAATCATGATTGATGATAAAAAGGCGGTTGTCCTTTCCAGTGGAGGCCTTGATTCAACGACTGTGATGGCCATAGCAAAAAATGAAGGTTATCGCCTTTTCAGCCTCAGTTTTTTATACGGCCAGCGTCATAAAATTGAACTTGAGGCGGCCAGAAGAGTGGCTGACGTTATCGGTATTGAGAAACATCTGGTTATAAATCTGGATCTTAATCAAATCGGAGGATCCGCCCTGACAGACAGTATAGACGTTCCTAAAAACAGAGTTGCCAAGGCTGATTTTGATGATATACCTGTGACTTATGTTCCGGCAAGAAACACTATTTTCCTGTCGTACGCCCTTGCATGGGCAGAAGTGATCGGATCATCGAATATTTTTATAGGGGTGAATGCTGTAGATTACAGCGGTTATCCGGATTGCAGACCTGAATATATCGATGCATTCGAAAAGATGGCAAATCTTGCCACCAAAGCCGGTGTTGAAGGTTTTACCAGAATAAAGATACACACACCGCTGCTTAATATGTCAAAGGCCCAGATAATCAAAAAAGGTATTGAACTCGGTGTCGACTATTCTTCCACACATAGCTGCTACGATCCCAATCCCCAAGGCCTCGCCTGCGGCCGATGTGACAGCTGCATTTTGAGAAAAAAAGGTTTTACAGAGGCAGGGGTAAAAGATCCGACAAAATATTTTTAGCCCCATCCGTTTAAAATGATTGAACCGGTATCATTTATCTGGATAATTTATCTTGATATGTGGATGAAATTATTATAGTATTCTTTCACAGCTGTAAGGATATAAAAAAATACAGGAAGGTATAAATATGGGCATTTTAAAAAAACATCCGGCTTTGTTTACCGGGCTGGGTATTACCATCCTTTTTTTGGGATTATTTTTTTTCCGTGTGGATTTTCTCGACACTCTTGAGTTGAAATCATACGATTTAATGATGAAATTTCGCGGCGATCCCGGAGTCTCCAACGAAGTGGTTATTGTAGATATTGACGATGACTCCGTAGAAAAACTCGGTCGCTGGCCCTGGCCTCGCTCTCTTTTAGCCAACATCATTCATAAGATAAATTCCGGAGAACCCAGGGTAATCGGGCTTAACATTATTCTAAGCGAACCGGAAGAAAGCAACGGCTTAAAAGAACTGACAAAGCTAAAAGAACTTTTTTCCACCAACATTCTGGATAAAACAGGAGATACAGGATCTGAATTTCTCCAGGCCATCAGTGATGCCCAAACCAGGCTCGATAATGATAAAAAACTTTCACAGGCAATTATGGAATCAGGCAAGGTGGTGCTTCCTGTGTTTTTGGGGGAGTCCCATGTTTTTTCAGAAGAAATGGTGGAAACCGATCCGCTTCTTATTAATCAGTCGATCCAGAACGTCAGAAGCCCTGCCGGTGTTTATTACCCAAGGTCCGATGACATTTCCCTCCCCATTGCTCAATTCTTAGAACATTCAAAGGGAATCGGTCATATCAACCTGCTTTATGATATGGATGGAACGGCCAGAAGAGAACGCCCGGTTTTTGAATTTCACGGGCTTTTTATCCCGTCATATACTTTGAAACTCGCGGCACTTTATCTAAATATCCCGGATAATAAAATCCGGGCGAATCTTGGCACAGCGATCTTTCTTGGATCTCTTAATATTCCTACCACCAAAAATACGGAAATTCTGGTGAGTTTTAAAGGAACCACCGGCGCTTTTAAGAAATACTCTTTTTTCGATGTCATTAATGATAAAGTTCCCACAGATGTTTTCAAAAACAAACTTGTTCTGGTAAGCCCATCTGCAGCAGGAATTATGAATCCGCTGAGTACGCCTACTGATTCTACCATGCCTGTCGGAGAGTTTTCTGCCAATACGGTCTGGTCGATATTAAATCACAATCTAATTGCTCAACCGAATTGGGGTTATCCGGCTCAACTTATCATGATTTTCTTACTGGGTATAGTGATCACCTTTATCATGCCAAGATTAAAAGCAATGCTGGCCGGCATGACATTTATTATCCTCCTCATTCTTCTTGTCGGTGGATCAAGTTATCTGTTTATTGCAAAAGACATGTGGGTCAGTACCACTTATCCTGTTATGCAGCTGCTGTTGGGATATATCGGGGCAATCAGCCTGAGCTTTTTTACTGTGGAAACTAAAAAAGAACAGGTAGAGGGTGAGTCGGCTGAAAGCAATCGTATGCTCGGACTGTCTTTCCAAAGCCAGGGAATGTTGGACATGGCTTTTGATAAATTTCGCAAGGTGCCGGTGGACAATGAAGTAAAGGATATTCTTTATAATCTCGCTCTGGACTATGAACGAAAAAGACAGCTCAATAAGGCGGCCATGGTCTACGAATATATTGAAAATCATGATAAGAAATTTAAAGATGTGGCCCAAAAGAAGACAAGACTGATGCAGGCCAGCGAAACCATGGTTTTTGGTGACGGGTTTGCCGGAGGAGGCTCATCTTCCGATGACCTTTTGACCACCGCATCCGATACACGACCGACTCTGGGCAGGTATGAAATTATAAAGCAGCTGGGCAAAGGTGCAATGGGAATCGTTTACCTTGGCCAGGATCCCAGAATTAATCGAACGACAGCAATTAAAACGTTTAAGTTTGGCGATGAATTTGATCCTGAAGACATACAGGATTTAAAGGCAAAATTCTTCAGAGAAGCAGAAAGTGCGGGTACTCTTTCCCACCCCAACATTGTTACCATATATGATGCAGGAGACGAACATGACCTGGCATACATTGCCATGGAATTTTTGGAGGGAGAAGACCTCGAAAAACATGTAAAAAAGACCAATTTGCTTCCCATGGTCAGGGTTATCGATTATGTTGCGGATATTGCCAATGCCCTTGATTATGCTCACCAGAAAGGAATTGTTCATCGTGATATCAAACCGGCGAATATCATGCTGTTGGATTCAGGCATAGTTAAGATCACTGATTTCGGTATTGCCAGAATCACCGCTATTTCTCAGACACAAACCGGAATAGTAAAAGGGACTCCATATTATATGTCACCGGAACAGTTTTCCGGTCAAAAAGTGGATGGCAGATCCGACATTTTCTCCCTGGGTACCATGTTTTTCCAGCTTTTAACCGGTGAACTTCCTTTCGTCGGTGAAAACCCTGCGGCCCTGATGAATAACATCATGAATGCCCTTCATCCGAACCCGAAATCAATCAATCCTAAAATTTTAACTCCGATTGTAACAATTATTAATAAGGCCCTTGAGAAAGACCGGGGAAATCGCTATCAACGCGCATCACAAATGTCTGCCCATTTAAAAGAGGTCAGAAAAAAGATTGATGCCGCTATGGCTAAAAATAAACACAAATAACCACCGGTGAAGATCGATGGGTGGAATGCTTGACCTGTTATACTTTTTGTTATATAAAATAATTACATATGACGGCTTGGCAAAAAGTCTAAAAACCACTTTTCACCAATAATATTAAGTTTTATTATTTAACTATTTGTTTAAATTTATAATATCATTAGCCAGTTCAGGCATTAGGCGGAAGTAAAAACGTAACACTCAAAACCGGATGAATTTGGCTTTTTACCAGTTCACCAATAATAACCCCAGTTTTAATATGATAATTAGCGAATCGGCAGGTATAACCGACATTGGTAAAAAAAGAAAAATCAATGAAGATTCGATGTTTCTTGATGATAAACTGGGGCTTTATCTTATTGCTGACGGCATGGGTGGACATCGCGCCGGTGAAGTGGCCAGCAATATGGTGGTCGAAACGATAAGTAGCTATATAAAAAAGCTAGGCGAAGATGATGATACACAGGAATTCAGCACCCCTGACCAAACACTTTCAAGCGAAGCGAATCATCTTATCTCCGCTATCAGACTGTCAAATCGAATTGTCTATCAAGTTTCCAATGGAAATGAAGGGTATCGCGGGATGGGATCTACTTTATCTGCGGTTTATTTCAATAAAGATACCTTTATTGCAGCAAATGTGGGTGACAGTCCAATATATTTAATACATAATGGGGATATTGAACTTATTTCAGTGCCTCATACCGTAATCGCAGAAGTTGGTACACAAAACCTGGAGGGTCCCAGACCACTTGGCCCTGAATTTTATAATATGCTCACACGAGCCGTTGGAACAGATGAAACGGTCAAACCGGATATCTGTGAAATCCCTTACTTCAAGGACGACATTATTGTTATATGTTCAGATGGCTTAAGCGGAAATGTCACTCCCAATGAAATGCTTGATGCCGCATTGAATAAAAGTTCGCAAACGGCCGGGCGTTATCTCCTTGACCTGGCAAACGAACGAGGAGGGGATGATAATATATCGGTGATTATAATCAAAATAAAAAGAGCTTATTCAAGCGCAAAGGGAATCAGGCGGATTATTTGGCGTATTCTGGAAGGATATAATAATTTTTTATCAAAAAAGAGGGTTTAACGATGCCAGTTTTAACATTAAAATTTAAAGACAAGGTTATCCAAAATTTTCCACTCCAAAAAGAAAGATCATTCACCATCGGCAGGCGAAGCGACAACGATATTGTCATTGAAAACCTTGCGGTATCCGGTAATCATGCAAAAATTGACTCGGCAGGTGATGGTTTTGTGTTAACAGACCTGCATAGCAAAAATGGCTGCTTTGTAAATGAAAGGCTGGTAACATCTCATTGGCTTAAACATGGAGATATCATTAACATCGGCAAGCATTCCCTCGTCTTTGAATACCTGCAGAATGAAACTCGTCCCGCAGGGCCTTCCGGTGATATGGACAAGACCATGGTAATGGACACCAGTAAATACAGAGACATGATGTCAAAGAGTGACTCCAAGACCGCTTCACCCAGAATGAAAAAAAATGAGCCCGGCGGTTTTTTATCCTATTTATCCGGTGGTGAGGGTGAAGTTGAAATCACCAAAAAACTTTTAAAAATCGGTAAAGACCCCTCCTGCGATATTGTAACCAGCGGGCTTGGTATTGGCCGGACTGCGGCAACCATAAGTAAAAGACCCAATGGCTTATACTTAAGCTTTGTGGGTGGTATGTCAAAAATAAAGGTGAATAACAAAATTGTAAAAGAATCTGTGGCGCTTAAAGAATTCGATATCATCGAACTGGGCTCTATTAAGATGCAATTTTTTACCAAAGAATAAGGACGTGATGAATTCGTAAAAACTTGAATTTACCACAGAGAACGCGGAAATCACAGTGGTAACTAATTAATGGGTCGGGGAGTTTCTCCCCATAGGACATTTTGGTAGACCGTTAGCGCTTTATTGATAGTCAGCGATCCGTATGAGGGAAAGCCCTATCGCCCAAGCGATCTTTAACAAAAGAGTACAACACTCCGTACACGCCCCCTATCCTTTGCGTTAAGTCCATACAGGCAGAGACGATCATTGCCGCCGTGGGAATCTGTCTGCTGGGGCTGGCTCAAATCTAATCTCAGCGAGATAGCTGCCGTAGGTCAGTCCTCTGCTAAGATTGTTAAGGATCGCTTGGGCGATAGGGCTTTCCCTCATACGGACATAACGGAGATTGAAAAACTCCCCGACCTAAATAGCGCTTTAATAAGCTTCAATGAAGATAGCCTTTATCCACTATCATCTCAAAACAGGTGGCGTCACCACTGTTTTAAGCCAACAGATAAAGGCTATCCAAAATTCATGTGACACTTTTGTACTCACCGGTTCTGACCAAAAACCTTCTTTCCCTGTGGATAGTGTATTTATCCCGGGACTTGGATATGACAGCCTCGCCACAAAAAAACCTCCCCCTCATCAAGTTGCCGAATCGATTATCAATGCAATTTCAGAAAAATTCGGTAGCCCATGCGATGCCCTGCATGTACATAACCCCATTCTGGCTAAAAACGCTGATTTTTTAAAGATATTAAGCGAACTTCAAAAAAGAAAGATAAAACTTTTTCTGCAGGTCCACGATTTTGCCGAAGATGGCCGTCCCAATCTCTACTTTTTAGATCAATATTTACCTGATTGTCATTACGGTGTGATTAATTCCCGTGATTACGATATATTACTAAAGGCCGGACTCAAGAAAGAGGGGCTGCATAAAATTTTCAATATGATTGAACCTTTTTGTTTAACAAATAGGGCTAAATATATTGATAATATTGTACTTTATCCCATCCGTGCGATCAGGAGAAAAAATATTGGAGAAGCCATTCTGGTATCACTTTATTTCAAAAGCCGGGAAAAACTCTCCATCACCCTGCCGCCGAACAGCCCGGCCGATTTTGGCAGCTATAAAGGGTGGAAAAATTTTGTAGCACATAACAACATCAATGTTGAATTTGAATCCGGACTAAAAAACGAATTTTCACAGCTTGTGTTATCGTCCAGGTTTATGATTACCACCAGTATCAGTGAGGGTTTTGGATTTTCATTTGTTGAACCCTGGAGCGCCCAAAAGCTGATCTGGGGAAGAAAGCTCCCGGAAATATGCCGCGATTTTGAAAAAAACGGTATCAACCTTGACCATCTCTATTCCAAGCTGGTTGTTCCGTTGGAATGGATCGAAAAAAACAAATTTTATCAAAAATGGAGCGGCTGTATTTTAGAAATCTGTAAACGGCTTCACTATGATATAGATAAACCAAGCATTGAAAAAATATTTTCTCAGATGGTAGCAAAGGAAACCATTGATTTTGCCCTTCTGGATGAACCGTTTCAAAAAGCAATCATTTCTCAGGTGATGTCGAGTCGGAAGGAAAAAAATGTATTAATCAGACTTAACCCTTATCTTGCATCCGTGGGTATGGTCACGGATAAACAAAGGTTGATACAACACAATATGAAGGCAGTGCTTTCAAATTACAGTAAACAGATATATAAACAAAAACTCCTTCAAATATATAAAAAAGTGATGTGTGTCTCTGTATCACAACGTATTGATAAAAAAATACTGCTGTCCTGTTTTATTGATCCCCGTCATTTCAGCCTGCTAAAATGGTGTGAATACAGTGAATAAAGACCTGTTTGAAAAATATTTAATCCCCCTCTCCCCTCTTCCGACACCGTTACAGCAAAGCGGAAAGCTCGATAAAAAAATTAAATGCATCCTTTTTGATATTTACGGCACCCTGTTTATCAGTGGCTCAGGGGATATTGGAACTGCTAAAAAAATTTTGCAGGAAACAGACAAAATTGAGTATCTGCTGGAAAAATTCAAAATCAAAATAAATAGCAAAACACTTTTAAAAAATTTCTTCCAAACCGTTAAAAACCAACATGAAAAATCAAGGAAAACAGGCATAGACTACCCTGAAATCGAAATAGATAAGATATGGATGCGTGTGATTGGGGAAGATAACTCTCAGACTGCCAGGGAATTTGCCCTTGAGTTTGAGTTGATTGTCAATCCTGTCTATCCCATGCCCTATCTAAAACAGGTGCTGCGCGAATTAAAAAATAGGCATATCATCGTGGGGATTATTTCAAACGCCCAGTTCTTTACTCCGTATCTGTTTGACTGGTTTCTAAAATCAGATCTTGATAACCTTGGATTTGAGCCGAACCTGACTCTCTTTTCTTACAAGTTCGGATATGCAAAACCCTCTTCTTTTCTCTTTGAAGTTGCCTCTTCAAGGCTTAAACAGGTTAATATTCCAGCAGGTTCGGTTCTTTATGTGGGAAATGACATGTTAAATGATATCTATCCTGCTCAAAAGACGGGTTTTATGACCGGACTTTTTGCCGGTGATGCCAGATCCTTAAGATTACGATCCGATGAACCGCTTTGTGAAAATCTATCCGCCGATAT
This window encodes:
- a CDS encoding radical SAM protein — its product is MSLLVNEIFYSIQGESLFSGRPCAFIRLTGCNLRCSYCDTVYAYENGFEIEIQAIIEQIDSFGCPLVEVTGGEPLIQPETPFLIRALLENGYEVLIETNGSLDISMLDNRCIKIVDIKCPSSRESKQNDLENLKRIDHKDQVKFVIGTRKDYDYAKKIRKLIPGWFAADHVLFSPVSGEMVPSQLANWILEDKLNVRFHLQMHHIIWPDGEKKQGGLEAKRKHNHD
- the queC gene encoding 7-cyano-7-deazaguanine synthase QueC, yielding MIDDKKAVVLSSGGLDSTTVMAIAKNEGYRLFSLSFLYGQRHKIELEAARRVADVIGIEKHLVINLDLNQIGGSALTDSIDVPKNRVAKADFDDIPVTYVPARNTIFLSYALAWAEVIGSSNIFIGVNAVDYSGYPDCRPEYIDAFEKMANLATKAGVEGFTRIKIHTPLLNMSKAQIIKKGIELGVDYSSTHSCYDPNPQGLACGRCDSCILRKKGFTEAGVKDPTKYF
- a CDS encoding serine/threonine-protein kinase gives rise to the protein MGILKKHPALFTGLGITILFLGLFFFRVDFLDTLELKSYDLMMKFRGDPGVSNEVVIVDIDDDSVEKLGRWPWPRSLLANIIHKINSGEPRVIGLNIILSEPEESNGLKELTKLKELFSTNILDKTGDTGSEFLQAISDAQTRLDNDKKLSQAIMESGKVVLPVFLGESHVFSEEMVETDPLLINQSIQNVRSPAGVYYPRSDDISLPIAQFLEHSKGIGHINLLYDMDGTARRERPVFEFHGLFIPSYTLKLAALYLNIPDNKIRANLGTAIFLGSLNIPTTKNTEILVSFKGTTGAFKKYSFFDVINDKVPTDVFKNKLVLVSPSAAGIMNPLSTPTDSTMPVGEFSANTVWSILNHNLIAQPNWGYPAQLIMIFLLGIVITFIMPRLKAMLAGMTFIILLILLVGGSSYLFIAKDMWVSTTYPVMQLLLGYIGAISLSFFTVETKKEQVEGESAESNRMLGLSFQSQGMLDMAFDKFRKVPVDNEVKDILYNLALDYERKRQLNKAAMVYEYIENHDKKFKDVAQKKTRLMQASETMVFGDGFAGGGSSSDDLLTTASDTRPTLGRYEIIKQLGKGAMGIVYLGQDPRINRTTAIKTFKFGDEFDPEDIQDLKAKFFREAESAGTLSHPNIVTIYDAGDEHDLAYIAMEFLEGEDLEKHVKKTNLLPMVRVIDYVADIANALDYAHQKGIVHRDIKPANIMLLDSGIVKITDFGIARITAISQTQTGIVKGTPYYMSPEQFSGQKVDGRSDIFSLGTMFFQLLTGELPFVGENPAALMNNIMNALHPNPKSINPKILTPIVTIINKALEKDRGNRYQRASQMSAHLKEVRKKIDAAMAKNKHK
- a CDS encoding protein phosphatase 2C domain-containing protein, with amino-acid sequence MIISESAGITDIGKKRKINEDSMFLDDKLGLYLIADGMGGHRAGEVASNMVVETISSYIKKLGEDDDTQEFSTPDQTLSSEANHLISAIRLSNRIVYQVSNGNEGYRGMGSTLSAVYFNKDTFIAANVGDSPIYLIHNGDIELISVPHTVIAEVGTQNLEGPRPLGPEFYNMLTRAVGTDETVKPDICEIPYFKDDIIVICSDGLSGNVTPNEMLDAALNKSSQTAGRYLLDLANERGGDDNISVIIIKIKRAYSSAKGIRRIIWRILEGYNNFLSKKRV
- a CDS encoding FHA domain-containing protein, which gives rise to MPVLTLKFKDKVIQNFPLQKERSFTIGRRSDNDIVIENLAVSGNHAKIDSAGDGFVLTDLHSKNGCFVNERLVTSHWLKHGDIINIGKHSLVFEYLQNETRPAGPSGDMDKTMVMDTSKYRDMMSKSDSKTASPRMKKNEPGGFLSYLSGGEGEVEITKKLLKIGKDPSCDIVTSGLGIGRTAATISKRPNGLYLSFVGGMSKIKVNNKIVKESVALKEFDIIELGSIKMQFFTKE
- a CDS encoding HAD family hydrolase; the protein is MNKDLFEKYLIPLSPLPTPLQQSGKLDKKIKCILFDIYGTLFISGSGDIGTAKKILQETDKIEYLLEKFKIKINSKTLLKNFFQTVKNQHEKSRKTGIDYPEIEIDKIWMRVIGEDNSQTAREFALEFELIVNPVYPMPYLKQVLRELKNRHIIVGIISNAQFFTPYLFDWFLKSDLDNLGFEPNLTLFSYKFGYAKPSSFLFEVASSRLKQVNIPAGSVLYVGNDMLNDIYPAQKTGFMTGLFAGDARSLRLRSDEPLCENLSADIIITDLIQLLGYVN